The Arachis hypogaea cultivar Tifrunner chromosome 16, arahy.Tifrunner.gnm2.J5K5, whole genome shotgun sequence genome contains a region encoding:
- the LOC112754333 gene encoding histone H3.3: MARTKQTARKSTGGKAPRKQLATKAARKSAPTTGGVKKPHRYRPGTVALREIRKYQKSTELLIRKLPFQRLVREIAQDFKTDLRFQSHAVLALQEAAEAYLVGLFEDTNLCAIHAKRVTIMPKDIQLARRIRGERA, translated from the exons ATGGCTCGTACGAAGCAAACTGCTCGCAAATCCACCGGTGGCAAGGCCCCTAGGAAGCAACTCGCCACCAAG GCTGCAAGGAAATCTGCTCCTACAACAGGAGGAGTCAAGAAGCCTCATCGTTATCGTCCTGGAACTGTTGCCTTGCG TGAGATCCGAAAGTACCAAAAGAGCACTGAGCTGTTGATCCGCAAGCTTCCCTTCCAGCGTCTTGTCCGTGAAATTGCTCAGGATTTCAAG ACTGATTTGAGGTTCCAGAGCCATGCTGTCCTTGCTCTCCAGGAAGCTGCTGAAGCCTACTTGGTTGGTTTGTTTGAGGACACCAACTTGTGTGCCATCCATGCCAAGAGGGTCACTATAATGCCCAAAGACATTCAGCTTGCTCGCCGCATCCGTGGTGAACGCGCTTAG